The genomic segment gattaaccAACATACAACtttcatataaataaatcataaatcgacaaATACTTGCAATAACAAGAATATTAAATCTAAGAACAAATACCTCACAGTGATAAATTAAACAGTAAAAAACAAACCCTTAAACCAGACTAGAAAATTGGAGAGAAAATCATCGAGCCACTTTTTTCTTGTGCTTCACGTGAGTTGTTGGTGGAAGGTTGTGAGTTATGTTGTAAAATTGTGCAGCCTCCTCCTTCTTCACGTGATGGTAAGTTGGGTCTAAATTTAAGCTAAAAAGCCCACTAATTTCTTAATTAACcataaatcttaaaatataaaataatagataatatcTTATCTAGAGTTTCCCTCCAAGAATTTCCATTAAACCAGACACCataattaattctttcaaatctTGCATAATCTTCACAAAATCAGATTTTTCACTTATTGCAATTTTAGGCAGCTGAAATATAATcacaaggcgtggccacgccttgttCCAGGACCTCTTCTGGTTCGGCCATTCTCTTTCAAAAATCTATCTTGGAAACTTCAAATGTGATAAACATTACATTGTTAACTCAAATTTGCTCCAAGACCGTAAAAGTTCCTCCTAaaataaaattacacaaaaatgtatcaatttaaacatatcggaggttggaataatgagaaatatgaaaataaaatactaaCTATTACGAGCCTATCATATTGTCACTTTACATAAAAGAGACTAACAACTAACATTattgtaaataaaaaaaattgcagatcatttattgtccaaaaaaatgtaataattgaatacaataataaaatatatgcacTTGTTGAGAGaatatgataaataaaaattaaaaagatatgataaaaaaagatatgagaaaaaaattgagttgtccaattttatttaaaaaaattaaacaaagtTGTTTTTATCCAAATTAGTTTCATATGAATAATAAACATGAAttgtcaaaatttaaaataatattgtcATTATCttttgttgatttaattaattttgtttcGAATTTTAATTACTCCAACATACGTTTCCCACATGCATCACATGTGCAATGGACGTGCATTATTTCTAGTATTGGAAAAGGGTAAGTTTTGCGGTTATCATTATAGAGTCAATATGAACATGCCTTTGTTCCCTCTTGAACACGTTAAACCGAACTTCATTAATATGTGACACAATACATGAAGGTATTAGTTCcattaaatcataatcataattgTCCCACAACcccttgaaaaaaaatatttttcacataTTTGCATTATGTGTTCACAATGATTAAATGTTTGTGAATTGTGTTCATCTATGAATAGTGAAATTTTCAAATCCATATTTCACTGTTCTTGAACTATGTGGTCTCGGTTCCAGATCTTTGCATTAATTGACAGATTTTCATTTTACTCTTTTGTTTATCTTAACACCAAAGCACGACTTCATGTTGATCGTGTAACTTAAATGAATGTTCCgacaatttttatatattaaaaaaaaaaaactttgattAGCTGTTTATAACAAAGGAAAAACGGATGTAACAAACAATGATATCGAGAAATTGAAATGAATAAAGttgaatgaattttctttcaaGACCCAAAGTAACGTTCAAACTCTGGCATTTTTGCCATATTTTTTTTCGAAGAAGCAACCATAAAATCACAATTCCCAATTGCCACCTTCATTCTAGTCCAAAAATTCTTTTCAGCTTTGATTCTCTTCAGATTTCTTTCTCAAGAGCCCCGACATTTTCTTCAGCCCTCCGGcgtttctcaaaaaaaaaaaaatccgccATATGAACATGTCGTTGCTCTCCCTTGAACCCATTAAACTGAACTTCTTTAAGATGTGACAAAATACAAGAAGGAATCAGCTCGACTAAATTGCAATCGTAATCGTTCCACAACCACTGCAAAGGAAGCATGATAAACTTAAACAAGAGTTTTATCAGGTAAAAAAATGAATGAACTGAGAACATGGAGGAGCCTCATATTCAATCATTTTCACTGAAAGTTCTAATTTCATTTGCACTTAAATAAAGGGAACGACAAAGGCAAGGTGGATAGCAGGAAGACATTGACAAGCTTACCACATTTAACCTGATGCGTTCAAGAGATGGCGTTGAATGAAGAAACTCCAGAAAAGCTTCGCTGCTGCATGATGTaaaaatttctagatgtttCACCATATTCAATTTAGGGAGTGCAGACCCCTGTTTTGATAGGACGATTGCCTGTCACAGACGAAGAAATATAATTGTGGATGAGGATATAAAGTTTCATTAAATTTCAGATTCCATTTATTAACCAAAAAACAGAGCTAGCTGCCACATGAGGTTACAAATATTAAAGTAACTGAGACAATATAAACCTCAAATTCTCCAACGTAACTGTCCcattctttgaaaattgaaAACATATTTAGACCATCGGACAaccatatatgtgtgtgtgtttgttaCACAGTTATAATAATCTCAGCAATAGTAAGCCAACTTGGTTTTTCATTAACTCAGGAAATGTTTCTCTCAAGTCCAAATGCAACCAACCTTGAAGTCTCAAAATTCTCAAGTATTGATTCTACCTTTTTAACATCAAATGCCAAAGAGCATTGAAAGCAGGATATAGGCACGATATCAATTGGTTTTGCATTTATTGGGTGAGAGACACAATTTTACGAATAAAAATCTGTTATTCATGTAATATAATGAGTGTAGCAAGATTAGGCAAACTGACCTCCACCATATCACCTGATAGTTGCAGATGATTTAAGCCTGAGCATTTTTGCAATATGAGTTGACCATTCAATCCATTTTTTCTAATTCTTTGAAGATCCTGATAATATCCTTGAAAATCAATTGAAGCACAAAAGACGGAAGATGCACTTAGATCAAACTTATCTAGAGAACTGCCATGAAATTCAAACTTCCCAAGCTTGGCTCTGGAAATCTTGATCTGGAAACTATCTATTTCAGGAAGATCCGAGTTTTTTTGCACATAGAAATTAGTCAGGGATGGAGCATGGATTTCTACAAAAGTCACTTTCAACCATCTACACCTCTCTAGTTTAAACGTTTCCAAGACCGGAAAATTGAACACTAGTTGGTTAGTATTGGGAGCATGTTCGTTTAGAATTTCAACTTGAGCAAGATAAAGAACTTTGAGGTTGGAAAACCAATTCTGGATTGGCCTGAAAGAGCAAGGCATTTGTAGCTTAAGGATTGTCAATCTGGTGCAATAGAAAAGGCAACGGGGTACAACAACACCTTCATACTTACTAACTATTTCCAATTCTTCCACGTTCCTCATCAATGCAGCAGATATCCATGTTATCATGCGACGCGTGTCGTACTTCTGGTGGCACAAAAGGCAAAATCTCCTTATATTCGAATTCCGAGAAAGAATGAAAATTCTATCCACACAGTTAACAACACTTGTCTTCCTAGTCGATCTAAGTGAAAAACGGTCCACGTCATTGATGTATATATTGTAAATTCCAGTCCACTTGTACTCCCAATCCTTGGACAAAACACAAGTTCGTAGAGCATCCTTCGTGGGCAGGAGGGACAGAATTTGACTAATAATACTTTCCGGCATATTACTAATAAAATCTTGGCCGCCGTGTTTGTCCGCAGCATCCACTCTAGGTTTCTTATCTCCATTGCTATCAATCTGAATGCTTCCTTCCATTATTTTAACAGCCAACCTAGATATAATAGAAAATCTAGAACTCAGTTACCAATCAAAATAACACGGAAAAGAGATCAAAATCCCAACATGCACAGGCCCAagaatccaaaaaaaaaaaatggtacACGCACGGCTGCACAATCCATCATCCTGGACAAATACGCTTTTTTAGCAAAATTactcataaaaatttataaacataTTTCTTCTCAAAAAGAGGCAACCAACACGCCCATTTCTGTATTCTGATCCTAGAGCATCGTTGAATAAAGATATCAATTTCTTCCAAAAACTAAGAAAGGCATAAAGCGGATAAAATTCAACAAATAATTCATAACAAAAGAACTTAAAGATAtataaaagaaacaaaaacaaaaacaaaatcaacACATAAAGCGAAGGTTTTTCAAACTTTTACCTGGCAAACTATCGTAGAATAACAGCAGTCAGAGCCCTAATTGCTTGCTATCCTCGTTCTTCAAATCTGGTTTTGTAAAACAGTGTGACTCTAAGAAATATGGCTTAACTGCGATACATACATTGTTTGGACATGTGTCCGAGGAAGAATGAACTGACGTAGAATAGCATCAGAAACGGCGTGGcatttttattttggtttttcttttttatattttcttttgttaATTGAGTAGTAAATATATTTAtggttaaattaaatcatcaatattttttatttttatatttattattaattgaaataaaataagtaTTTGTTACTTAACGGGGGAAAAATTATTGtatgaattaattataaatatgaactagttattttaataaatttaatcgagttttaattaattatttatttaaattaattttgtaGCTATTGAAGTGTAAGAGTTTCTTATATATAttggtattttaattaataatttttggaattaaataactattgaaaacaaaataatagaaaatattcattttcgcCATGAATTTGTAGCTGTTTTGAAGTCAATTTTACACTAAAACAGTGCaatatgttgaaattttttttctctctgaTTTAAATGCAGTCTAATTCCAGTTGAGGGatttaattaataactaattttttatatgatatcttttctaaatattttttatttacgcAATATTTTACCTCACTTTAAACATGTGAATTGCCTAGTGAACCTTACTTGGATAAAGCGCGAGCCTATTGAAGGTGTGTTGTAAATTAAATACCTTGCAAATTTTGCTATAGACCAcaaataaaatctaaaaaaacttTACTCGTATTTTTCGGTTTAAATATACATTTAAATCCTCATTTTGAAATTGATACAAGTAGATGAAGGTCAAAGTGTGGGAAGATGAGCATGAGTTGGTCATACAAACTCCATCGGCCGAGTTGAAGCCGCAGCTGAGCAGTCAGGCTCACTAGTCTCACAACCAGTTCAAGAACCATCTCTACACCCCTCCtctttaatttaaaaacatgccGATGCAGCTCCACTGATCCCAAGTGTTGAGACTTCAGGCAGTGCACCCCCTGAATCCTTGATGAATCCTCCTCCTCAACAATCTGAAGCAGTTGCATGTCCACCATTTAGAGAAATCTCTGGCAAATGTGAATGAAGTTGTTTAATTCATCACACAACAACAACATGATGAACTGCCATCCTTCTCTCTCAGGGGCGTAATTTCACTCGGGGTTAGGGCGGACTTTAGCCTAGCCTAGTCTCGAGCTTAATGTGAATATATAAAGTAGATGAAGGTCAAAGTGATAAAAACTCCATCATCCATAAAGAAGAAGGTTACTGATACATCAAGTCAACCAACCTCAGAGAACGGAGTTGAACCCGCAGCTGAGCAGATATTTAAGCTTGTCTTACATGTACAGATATTTAAGCAGCAAAatgattattaatttataaatataattaagtgacaaaataattaaaattaattttacagCCGATCTATGGAATGGAGCTATACAACAATTTCTTCCAATATGTTATATAGACCTTTATCAATGAGTTAATgggtaattaattaaataaataaattgaatataaatttaaaaatttgtctaATGGAAATCTATACATATCTGATAGTATCGATTTTCAATCGTGAATTCCTCGTATGAAATGGAGAATATctcttgattttaaaattttacgttACTATTTTGTTAACAAATTGTGTGTTGTTGAGATATTTTGGTAATCATTGAAAATAGAGTGTCAACGTTGAcaattgaattatttttttattcttgacAATATGTTCGTCAACATATTCtttttaagttatttattttagtATCGTGAGGGATGAACACGTTTACTGCGATATGTAAGTATTATCATCCTTTAAATTAGTATGATCACTTTCATGTTTGATGTGTTAtggattttggaaaatgaaaaataataaattcaatcaaataaatacAAAAAGTCAGGGGCAAAACCAGGATTATGTGGTAGTGGGAGAtacaatataaataaataaatttttagttaatttattgatgttaaaatgtataacaaattttatattataatatataaatttcaactttataaatgaaataaatcaaatatatatgAAACATACAAAATTTCATCACAAATacaatcaaataattattttaattgtgttTTATTCTACAAAAATTCTTGTCAAATCCAACGATTGTGGATTTAAAATCTGTTAAAtcagaaaattaaagaacatgTCAGTCAAATTAATTGAGAAACCACATGTTCTTAAATTTTTTGATTAGTTTTTAACTTGATAATTTGTTTCATTTAGTATTTTAACTTATAAAACACCATTAGTAGAACAAATacaagaaaaaaattcaaaaaaatgctCATAAAGACTCGAGAACTAACTCATacggaaaaaaaattattaacataCTATATTGAaaactttctaattaattaagcacatatgtttaaaattttctaattaaATAAGACAAATTCATTTccaataatcatatttaatccTTTTGGATTAACATTATTCGTTTCTTAAGATACTCATCACAATTTTTTATTAGTATGTGAATATTTAAATCTGAatcatgatatatatttttttttctaaaagtttttaaataatGATTCAATACATTTATTTGACACttcaatattaattttttaaaatatattaattttatatgtatattgtatgtgtGCAAGACTtctaataatgtttatgaagaTTCAATAAAAACTCTAAAACATGATTAGGTAGGACataaaaaattacacaattaaaaaaaagacataaaataaaactaaataatttTCTATTACCTATAAATTACTAATCTCGGCTTCTAAATATTGAAATTGGTGGGAATGAAAGCTACTATttagtaaaaaaatcaaaagCTATTGTTTGAATGAGCCACACTAGTTAATTTGTCACACTGTAAAATTAGTGGAGTGAAAAATGAATGACAAAGGgagttaataaaaatattataatgagttaAACTGAATGAAACTCATACATATAAGTATCTCACTTGGTATAATTCACTACaaaaaatttagttttttaGAAGAGTTTTTTCAGAAGTTGTTGCACTAAATGCTCCTAAAAGCAAAGTAATAGAAGCAGCTGACATTGAACCGTTTCtattattttactatttatcTATAGTTGTATCAGCACTCCTACCGAGTATTTTTAGCAACACTTTATAGGATTTGGATCCTCTACTATGGTGGTAAAAACACAACATTTGGTGCTGTGCATTTTTTACACGGGATGATTACGTGATCATCTTATGGACATCATATCATatgagataaatttaaaaaattatcagATTAAACGAGATGATCATGTGATCATCTCATGTAAAAGTGCACATCACTTAGTGCTGTGTTTTCAACACAGTAGAGGATCCAAATCCCACTTTATAATAACCGCTTCTAAAAATTgatttaaaattgattttattgcTTCAACTTTTAAGATTGCTATAAAAACCActcttattaaataattttaacaacCGTTTTTGTTAACCATTGTTATAAACAACTTTTATTGCTTGAACTTTTAAGATTGACCTGAAAACCActctaattattaaattagttTAGTGATGGTTTTTAATAACCCCTGCTATAAACCGTTTTTATTGCTTTAACGGCAAGGAACTGTGGATAACCACTCTTATTAAATAGTTTTTAGCTCTTTTTctctaaaataataattatcaaatagaCGAAAATGAATTTTTTCTCTACTAATTATATGAAATATCAAGTATATACTCTAATAAAATGTCTTATAAATTTGTATGATAAAGTGAAAGATCATTTGCATAAACTTATttgttgggtacaataattgttTCTGGTGGGTAAAACAATTGAAATGTCACACTTGAGTTGTTGTACTATTCAAAAGATTTGAGTTCCAACGTTACCGAcatctatagcttttggtaaaacaatatgtcctacaattggtatcagagccaaggtcacgggtttgATTCTAATATATTGCAATAAGTGCAATTATTAGGAGAAAGATTATTGGGTACAATAATTTTCTGTGCTGGGCAAAATGATTGAAACATGACGCTTGAGATGTTGtatggtttaaaatatttgtcttGTATCGTTATCACCAGCGATAACTTTTGATAAAGTGACAATTGCTCGGTCTTACATTATCTGATTGTAAAACTAGAAGAGACAAGTTGCATAAACTTTTAGTTTTGAATTGGCCCCTTACATGTTGCTCGATTTAAATTTTGGAAGAATTATTCAGTTTTCAGATATTTTTGTAAATTGAATGACAatttattcttttcaaattgaAGAAATACACAGTATAACTCATGTAAGTATTATttgcaaaaacatttaaatgaaatACTGGATTTGTCAATCTTCAAAATAAGAAATAACAAATTTATCCTCGAGTGAGAAGATATATTTAAATCAAGTTAAAAGCGTCACAATGAAATAGTGCATCTACATGCATTTACAACTGTAGTTTTGCAACAAGAAGGACAAGAAATTTTTTCACCTAATATTTTTATGTcatatttaaaacaattattaatccaatttttcattatttttagtTTGTGTTTATTATGAAAAATCAATGTGAATAAATagaatttgaaaaaatattaactcATTTGGGTTACACATAAAATAGAAAGGGAGGATGAAGTGTCGTTTTTCGTACAATGaattttgttttcaaattaAATGTGTTATACTATAAAGTTATATTTACTATTTAAACTTATGCATTGAGTTTTTTTCTAAATAAGGATACACAAATTATCCTGTGAAGATATACAAACaaataagaaaattaaagaTATTATTATCTGGAGATAATACTAAAAGGACATTAATAATTTAACTGTGCACATTATGCATATgagtaatataaaatattaaaatatgtgttATAAGAGTCGATAAAAGATTATTTATTGTCAAAAATTTTGTTAtcataaattgcaaataaatgtcaacattgatcaatttttttattagtaCGTCGATACTTTTATATATTGATACAATGTTATAATAATATGCAGTCTATATGTAATAATAGATTAAAAGTGACTAGGAAAGTAGAAACATTCAATAGCAATTATTGTGATGTGCTGTCGTTTtgccaccaaacttaaattcctactCTCTAAATAAAATTAGTGTAATGGTGAGCAAGGTCGAATCCACAGGGAATGGGGGATGATTTCTTCCGAGCAAAGTGCAATTAAAAGGAGGAGTTTATGTatatgaattaaataaaatactaaactaAATTTATCCACGAAaggaaaacaataaatttaaatgacAATTAGTCAACTAGAATAAAGTGAAGATTTTAATACGAGAAAGATCTGATTCAAGGGAGttctactatttaattatatcacaGTTCATTggaaaacaaataatttattcaagttgttccaaacaattaaccttagaattatagggatagccgttaaaattcttgtgtttttcTAAATTAATTGATCGAACCTAGCATCCcgtcaaaacttatcaataacCAACTGGGCACGATggcgttccatattaattaacgATAGCTTTTAGATCGCGAAAAAAGTTAATCCTgaatctaacaaccgagatagctgcaattgataaATCCggatttgttatttatttagattaaatatattatgatagcacaacacatctAAGCTATGCTACTTGTGTACCAATaattcatgacaattacggatcactgaattcatggttACCAGTAAAAAATCCTatatcgaattaaattgtcagaaTAATCGATATACAatattcatataattaaatcataaatcgacaaATACTTGAAATAACAAGAATATTAAATCTAAGAACGAATACCTCACAGTGATAATTTAAACAGTAAAAAACAACCCTTAAACCAGACTAGGAAATTGGAGAGAAAATCCTCAAGCCACTTTTTTCTTGTGCTTCACGTGAGATGTTGGTGGAAGGTTGTGAGTTATGTTGTAAAATTGTGCAGCCTCCTCCTTCTTCACGTGATGGTAAGTTGGGTCTAAAATTAAGCTAAAAAGCCCACTAATTTCTTAATTAACcataaatcttaaaatataaaataatagataatatcTTATCTAGAGTTTCCCTCCAAGAATTTCCACTAAACCAGACACCataattaattctttcaaatctTGCATAATCTTCACAAAATCAGATTTTTCACTTATTGCAATTTTAGGCAGCTGAAACATAATcacaaggcgtggccacgccttgttCCAGGACCTCTTCTGGTTCGGCCATTCTCTTTCAAAAATCTATCTTGGAAACTTCAAATGTGATAAACATTACATTGTTAACTCAAATTTGCTCCAAGACCGTAAAAGTTCCTCCTATaataaaattacacaaaaatgtATCAATTAAACATATCGGAGGTTGGAGTAAtgggaaatatgaaaataaaaaaactaaCTATTACGAGTCTATCAAAATCTCCCATACCTAAACGATGCTTGTCCTCAAGCATAAAATAGATCAACTCATTATCTCAATTTTTCGTCCTCCTTCCGCTTTCTCTACTTAtccaaaacatttttcatgcaaCAAGACATTTTAA from the Primulina tabacum isolate GXHZ01 chromosome 8, ASM2559414v2, whole genome shotgun sequence genome contains:
- the LOC142554733 gene encoding F-box/LRR-repeat protein At4g14103-like, translated to MEGSIQIDSNGDKKPRVDAADKHGGQDFISNMPESIISQILSLLPTKDALRTCVLSKDWEYKWTGIYNIYINDVDRFSLRSTRKTSVVNCVDRIFILSRNSNIRRFCLLCHQKYDTRRMITWISAALMRNVEELEIVSKYEGVVVPRCLFYCTRLTILKLQMPCSFRPIQNWFSNLKVLYLAQVEILNEHAPNTNQLVFNFPVLETFKLERCRWLKVTFVEIHAPSLTNFYVQKNSDLPEIDSFQIKISRAKLGKFEFHGSSLDKFDLSASSVFCASIDFQGYYQDLQRIRKNGLNGQLILQKCSGLNHLQLSGDMVEVSLPNLATLIILHE